The following proteins are co-located in the Flectobacillus major DSM 103 genome:
- the glmM gene encoding phosphoglucosamine mutase, producing MTLIKSISGIRGTIGGKAGEALTPLDVVKFTAAYGTWLKRKSIGNHKIVVGRDARLSGDMVSKLVVATLQGLGFDVVDLGLSTTPTVEVAVPFEKAAGGIILTASHNPIQWNALKLLNEAGEFISGADGEELLAIADSEGFDFVEVKKLGSYTQDDTWLQKHIDMILALPLVDKEAIAAKNFKVIIDAVNSTGGIAVPMLLEALGVTQITKLHCEPTGNFAHNPEPLPENLTDIIKAIEKTKYDLGIVVDPDVDRLCFINEDAAPFGEEYTLVAVADYILQNQKGNTVSNLSSTRALRDVTEKNGGKYYASAVGEVNVVTLMKSAKAVIGGEGNGGIIYPELHYGRDALVGIALFLTHLAKSGKKMSVLRKSYPEYYISKNKIELTPDINVDDVLEAVKKKYAKNPINAIDGVKIDFEREWVHLRKSNTEPIIRIYSESDSMTKAENLAKKLISDIKEVVTANI from the coding sequence GTGACATTAATCAAATCTATATCAGGAATTAGAGGAACTATTGGAGGAAAGGCAGGTGAGGCTCTCACTCCTTTAGACGTAGTTAAATTTACCGCCGCTTATGGCACATGGTTGAAACGCAAAAGTATAGGTAACCACAAAATTGTGGTAGGACGAGACGCTCGTTTATCTGGCGACATGGTGTCTAAGCTGGTTGTGGCAACTTTACAAGGTTTAGGTTTTGATGTAGTAGACCTCGGACTCTCAACAACGCCTACAGTAGAAGTGGCTGTGCCATTTGAAAAAGCTGCTGGAGGGATTATCCTTACGGCAAGTCACAATCCGATTCAGTGGAATGCCCTCAAATTACTCAACGAAGCAGGTGAATTTATTTCGGGTGCCGATGGTGAAGAATTATTGGCCATTGCCGATTCAGAGGGTTTTGATTTTGTCGAAGTAAAAAAATTAGGCTCTTACACCCAAGATGACACTTGGTTACAAAAGCATATCGACATGATTTTGGCTTTGCCATTGGTCGATAAAGAGGCTATTGCCGCTAAAAATTTTAAAGTAATTATTGATGCTGTTAATTCAACAGGTGGTATTGCTGTACCAATGTTGCTTGAAGCATTAGGTGTTACTCAAATTACCAAATTACATTGCGAGCCAACGGGTAATTTTGCACACAACCCCGAACCGCTTCCCGAAAACCTTACCGATATAATCAAGGCTATCGAGAAAACTAAATACGATTTAGGTATTGTGGTTGACCCAGACGTAGACCGTCTGTGTTTTATTAACGAAGATGCTGCCCCTTTTGGTGAAGAGTACACATTAGTAGCAGTGGCCGATTATATTTTGCAAAATCAGAAAGGAAATACCGTTTCTAATTTGTCTTCTACTCGTGCTTTACGTGATGTAACCGAAAAAAATGGAGGGAAATATTATGCTTCGGCTGTAGGTGAGGTCAATGTGGTAACGCTCATGAAATCGGCAAAAGCTGTAATTGGTGGCGAAGGTAATGGAGGTATCATTTATCCTGAATTACATTATGGCCGTGATGCCTTGGTGGGAATTGCTTTGTTTTTAACTCACTTGGCAAAGTCGGGCAAGAAAATGTCGGTACTAAGAAAAAGCTATCCAGAATATTATATTTCTAAAAATAAAATTGAACTAACACCCGACATCAATGTAGATGATGTGTTGGAAGCAGTAAAAAAGAAATATGCCAAAAATCCAATCAATGCTATTGATGGAGTAAAAATCGACTTTGAACGTGAATGGGTTCACCTTCGCAAATCAAATACCGAACCTATTATTCGGATTTACTCAGAGTCAGATTCAATGACCAAGGCCGAAAACTTAGCCAAAAAATTAATTAGCGATATAAAGGAAGTCGTTACAGCGAATATCTAA
- a CDS encoding cysteine desulfurase family protein, with the protein MQQRVYLDNAATTPLDRAVIEAMLPMMEKNFGNPSSIHAHGREVRNAIERARKTVAGLLNTSPAEIFFTSGGTEADNTAIACSIEEYGIKHAITSAVEHHAVLHTLEHLAKTGKIKLSLVQLDAKGHVDLNNLEELLKNNPNSLVSLMHGNNEIGNLLNLEKVGEMCKEYGATFHSDTVQTMGHYKHDLQKINIDFIVGAGHKFHGPKGAGFLYINADKKIHPFIHGGSQERNMRGGTENVYGIIGLAKALEIAYTGMDDHRKHIEAVKSYMIEKLKSNFDGISFNGDSDNLERSLYTVLNVNFPPSDESDMFLFNLDINKISASGGSACTSGSNIGSHVLTAIGGDPNRPSVRFSFSKNNTIEEIDYVVEKLGQILKVEA; encoded by the coding sequence ATGCAACAACGAGTTTATTTGGACAACGCTGCCACCACACCACTCGACAGAGCGGTGATTGAAGCAATGTTGCCGATGATGGAAAAGAATTTCGGTAATCCATCATCTATTCATGCACACGGAAGAGAAGTTCGTAATGCTATTGAACGTGCTAGAAAAACGGTAGCAGGCTTGCTAAATACTTCTCCAGCAGAGATATTTTTTACTTCAGGTGGTACCGAAGCCGATAATACTGCTATTGCTTGTTCGATTGAAGAATATGGTATCAAACACGCTATTACATCGGCGGTAGAGCACCATGCCGTTTTACATACCCTTGAGCATCTTGCCAAAACAGGAAAAATCAAATTAAGCCTTGTCCAGTTAGATGCCAAAGGACACGTTGATTTGAATAATTTAGAGGAATTACTGAAAAACAATCCCAACTCGTTGGTATCGTTGATGCACGGCAATAACGAAATTGGTAATTTGTTGAATTTGGAAAAAGTAGGAGAGATGTGTAAAGAGTACGGGGCAACTTTTCATTCAGATACCGTACAAACGATGGGTCACTACAAACACGATTTACAAAAAATCAATATCGACTTTATTGTAGGGGCTGGACACAAATTTCATGGCCCCAAAGGTGCTGGATTTTTGTATATCAATGCCGATAAAAAAATACATCCGTTTATTCATGGAGGTTCGCAAGAACGTAATATGCGTGGAGGTACCGAAAATGTGTATGGTATTATTGGGCTTGCTAAGGCTTTAGAAATAGCCTATACTGGTATGGACGACCACCGCAAGCATATTGAAGCGGTAAAGAGCTACATGATTGAAAAACTGAAAAGTAACTTTGATGGTATTTCATTTAATGGCGATTCTGATAATCTCGAAAGAAGTTTGTATACAGTACTCAACGTCAATTTCCCTCCATCCGACGAATCGGATATGTTTTTGTTTAATTTAGACATTAACAAAATTTCGGCTTCGGGGGGTAGTGCTTGTACAAGTGGTTCAAATATTGGCTCGCACGTGTTAACAGCCATTGGTGGCGACCCTAACAGACCATCGGTGCGATTCTCGTTCTCAAAAAATAATACTATTGAAGAGATAGACTACGTGGTAGAAAAATTAGGGCAAATTTTGAAAGTAGAGGCTTAA
- the eat gene encoding ethanolamine permease: MLEPSEGSRRPELKRVINTVQLWSIAVGLVISGEYFGWNYGWQTSGTIGFLFSTLLVTAMYVTFIFSYTELTASIPHAGGAFAYARRALGVTGAYIAGFATLVDFLLAPPAIAYALGSYAHFLNNAIPVVPAAMSMYFIFIGINIFGIKESARFSLVVTILSVLELVVFLGVITPYFKTGNFVAHNPEHVSVSGIFAGIPFAIWFFVAIEGVAMVAEEVKNPQATIPKGYISSIITLVVLALGVMILSAGVGDWRKLMSLDHPIPEVLAMALGENSQLSKIFASLGLFGLIASFHCNTISYSRQIYALAREGYLPKFLSALNQRYQTPHWALIAGGLVGFLAIFSGTTDKIIIMSGLGAVVMYAMSMLSLLVLRVKEPALDRPFKAPLYPWFPIIALVLSLVCMVAIMYYNQLLSVIFFASLFVSWAFFIVTQKKGK; this comes from the coding sequence ATGTTAGAACCGTCTGAAGGGTCACGTCGTCCCGAACTAAAAAGGGTTATCAATACAGTTCAGCTTTGGAGTATTGCAGTTGGGTTAGTGATTTCTGGAGAATATTTTGGCTGGAATTATGGTTGGCAAACTTCAGGAACAATAGGTTTTTTGTTTTCTACGCTATTGGTTACGGCAATGTACGTAACATTTATCTTTTCATACACCGAACTTACCGCTTCGATTCCACATGCTGGTGGTGCATTTGCGTATGCACGTCGGGCTTTAGGCGTTACTGGAGCCTATATTGCAGGTTTTGCCACACTTGTTGATTTTTTGTTAGCTCCGCCTGCTATTGCCTATGCTTTGGGTAGTTATGCCCATTTTCTCAACAATGCCATTCCTGTAGTACCTGCTGCTATGAGTATGTATTTTATCTTTATTGGTATCAATATCTTTGGTATCAAAGAATCTGCTCGTTTTTCGTTGGTTGTTACCATATTATCAGTTCTTGAATTGGTGGTTTTTTTAGGGGTTATTACTCCTTATTTTAAAACTGGAAACTTTGTAGCTCATAATCCAGAACATGTGTCGGTAAGTGGCATTTTTGCAGGAATTCCTTTTGCTATTTGGTTTTTTGTGGCTATCGAGGGAGTAGCAATGGTGGCCGAAGAAGTTAAAAATCCACAGGCTACTATTCCTAAAGGGTATATATCAAGTATTATAACATTGGTGGTGTTGGCTTTAGGAGTGATGATTTTGAGTGCGGGTGTTGGCGACTGGCGAAAACTCATGAGTCTCGACCACCCAATTCCAGAGGTTTTGGCAATGGCCTTGGGCGAAAACAGCCAGCTATCCAAGATTTTTGCTAGCTTGGGTTTATTTGGGCTTATCGCTTCTTTTCACTGCAATACCATTAGTTATTCTCGGCAGATATACGCTTTGGCACGTGAAGGATATTTGCCTAAATTTTTATCAGCTCTCAACCAACGTTATCAAACACCACACTGGGCTTTGATTGCTGGCGGTTTGGTGGGTTTTTTGGCCATATTTTCAGGCACAACCGACAAGATTATCATTATGTCGGGCTTGGGGGCTGTAGTCATGTATGCTATGAGTATGTTAAGTTTGCTGGTATTGCGGGTAAAAGAGCCCGCCCTCGACCGTCCTTTCAAAGCTCCTCTTTACCCTTGGTTTCCTATAATAGCTTTGGTGTTATCGCTGGTATGTATGGTTGCTATTATGTACTATAACCAGCTATTGAGTGTTATATTTTTTGCTTCGTTATTTGTGTCATGGGCTTTTTTTATTGTTACACAAAAAAAAGGGAAGTGA